One stretch of Streptomyces hygroscopicus DNA includes these proteins:
- a CDS encoding MarR family transcriptional regulator — protein sequence MEETVRWLTPEEQCAWRSFIRLHDRLRARLSRSLQTESNVSAADFGVLVELTDVPDGRRRILDLARALEWEKSRMSHHIARMVKRGLVVRDECAEDGRGAFVVITDEGRAMIEAAAPRHVEAVRALFLDHITPAELRTLAQVSERVVEKLDEDPS from the coding sequence ATGGAAGAGACGGTGCGATGGCTGACGCCAGAGGAGCAGTGCGCATGGCGGAGCTTCATCCGGTTGCATGACAGGCTCCGGGCCCGGTTGTCGCGCTCGTTGCAGACGGAGTCGAATGTGTCGGCCGCGGACTTCGGAGTGCTGGTCGAGCTGACGGACGTACCGGACGGGCGGCGGAGGATTCTGGATCTTGCCCGGGCGCTGGAGTGGGAAAAGAGCCGGATGTCCCATCACATCGCCCGCATGGTGAAGCGGGGGCTGGTGGTCCGGGACGAGTGCGCCGAGGATGGGCGTGGCGCGTTCGTCGTGATCACGGACGAGGGGCGCGCGATGATCGAGGCCGCTGCCCCCCGTCACGTGGAGGCGGTCCGCGCTCTGTTCCTCGACCACATCACGCCGGCGGAGCTGCGGACGCTGGCGCAGGTCTCCGAGCGCGTGGTGGAGAAGCTGGACGAGGACCCGTCCTGA